A single Nostoc sp. PCC 7107 DNA region contains:
- a CDS encoding DUF3593 domain-containing protein: protein MISKETLFALSLFPYLGFLWFISRSQEMPRLALYGFYGTLVFVGVTIPVGIYAKVHYGETLANVDWLHGGAEVFLTLANILLVIGFRQAVKELKDRRQEAEGRRQE from the coding sequence ATGATCTCGAAGGAAACCCTATTTGCCCTTTCTCTATTTCCCTATTTGGGTTTCTTGTGGTTTATTAGCCGTAGTCAGGAAATGCCACGTTTAGCACTATATGGATTTTACGGCACACTTGTATTTGTGGGCGTGACCATCCCGGTAGGTATATACGCCAAGGTACATTATGGAGAAACTTTAGCAAATGTAGATTGGCTACACGGTGGTGCTGAAGTATTTTTAACCCTAGCTAACATCTTACTTGTAATTGGTTTTCGCCAAGCTGTGAAGGAATTAAAAGACAGAAGGCAGGAGGCAGAAGGCAGAAGGCAGGAGTAG